Within Sorghum bicolor cultivar BTx623 chromosome 2, Sorghum_bicolor_NCBIv3, whole genome shotgun sequence, the genomic segment gagccccgCGGCGGAGCATGTGAATCGGGTCAACTTGCGTGACCCTTACACCTTCTTTGCTCTTGGGCGGGTCTCCTCCACGGGAGACTACAAGGTGCTTAGGATGTTCAACAGGCTTGGCTTTGCCAAAGGCGGTCACCAGCTCTTTGAGGTGTTTACCATCAACGGTGGCGACGCACATGCACGGTGGAGAGGGCAGCAGAGCCCTGGCCTCTTTGTTGATGAGTGCAGTGGTGTTGTAGTTGATGGGGTGGTGTATTTCTTGACGAGCAGAGCATATGATGGTGCCCGTTATGGGATTCGTGCGGACTATATTGTGTCGTTTGACCTTGGGAGAGAGGAGTGGAGGAGAGATCTCCGAGGCCCCATAAGTAGCAAGGTTGGATCTGCCTCAAGTTACATGAGGCATCACCTTACTTTGGCTGAGCTAAAAGGCTCTCTGGTTCTTGCAGATCGCCGTCACCAGCCTTTTACCTTGGACCTTTGGTTTCTAGTGGACTCTGAGAGTGGGCACTGGGTGAAAGAGTACCACATCCTGACTGGGCCAACAATCTCACGGCCGGTACTAGTAGATGAGTCCTTCAAACCATTGTTGCTGCTAGATGATGGGAGATTGGTCGTTTATGTAGGAACAAGGGGGCAACTGTTCATTCAAGACCCAGGAACAGATAATTTTGCAAGAGTTTATATGGGACTTCTTGATTCAGTCAGTGTGTACACAGGAAATCTCTTGAGTGGAGGTTGACTTTGTAGGTTGAGACTCAAATTAGATCATGTCTAATGTACCTCATAGGAATCAATGAATCATTCTCCTAGTTTATGGAACTGAACTTTGTATAGATATTGAAGATTATGGATCGGTTTATTGTAAATCCATGCTAGTATTTGATGTCCCCATTTTGCCAGCATCTTTTGTTATTATAAAATGAGGCATGCTTGTCCATAAATATTTGAACATATGGCTTTTTCTTGGTGCCACAGTTCATGTTTCTGCTGCACCTTTGTTGGGAAATAACAAATAGTGGTATGATACTAGACTTATCC encodes:
- the LOC8084568 gene encoding F-box/kelch-repeat protein At3g23880 isoform X1, which translates into the protein MASPRPYSPPITRGRRAREAASSDRLPMDVLFNVLLRFPARDICRLRTVCRSWHSLISDPVFITEHAARHPGPLFLAQFRDDKTHSIYIVDLSGNVVKRIAGAAGGPYHRLQCTRLDRACLTTDWNRCHVLNPATGAVQALPESPAAEHVNRVNLRDPYTFFALGRVSSTGDYKVLRMFNRLGFAKGGHQLFEVFTINGGDAHARWRGQQSPGLFVDECSGVVVDGVVYFLTSRAYDGARYGIRADYIVSFDLGREEWRRDLRGPISSKVGSASSYMRHHLTLAELKGSLVLADRRHQPFTLDLWFLVDSESGHWVKEYHILTGPTISRPVLVDESFKPLLLLDDGRLVVYVGTRGQLFIQDPGTDNFARVYMGLLDSVSVYTGNLLSGG